A stretch of Crossiella cryophila DNA encodes these proteins:
- the ggt gene encoding gamma-glutamyltransferase: MRTSRPLRAAVVLCATAAVTLTSGPAAGAVEAGQSGKRPSQTGYGGAVSTVDEDATKAGIEALRRGGNAVDAAVAAAAALGVTEPFSAGIGGGGFFVYYEARTGRVHTIDGRETAPKRMKRDSFVEDGKAIPFEEAVTSGLSVGVPGTPQTWQRALDKWGRKDLAENLRPAIRLARDGFTVDKEYRDHTWQNEARFRAIAPTAKLFLPGGKLPEVGSTFRNPDLAQTYEGLGQRGLDWLYRGELGREIVHTVNQPPVAAGATIKVRPGLMETGDLAGYRVEDRAPTKIGYRGLDVYSMAPPSSGGSTVGEALNIMERFPLSRKDVNGATHTYLEASRLAYADRNKWIGDPAFVDVPLRQLMSDSFAKDRACLIDPKKAMPHPAPAGDPLKPGGCKTTAPGPDRYEGTSTTHLSTADAWGNVVAYTLTIEQTGGSAITVPHRGFLLNNELTDFDFAPPAAGQPWPANAPEGGKRPRSSMSPTIVLKDGKPLLALGSPGGSTIITTVLQTLFNRIDLGMTLPQAVAAPRLSQRNRAKTEAEPAFFNSPKRAELEAYGQQFELPSTTFTPNPEIGTVAALEFLGHGRIQAVAEPVRRGGGSAKVLFPTGP; the protein is encoded by the coding sequence GTGCGGACCTCACGACCCTTGCGCGCGGCGGTGGTGCTGTGTGCCACCGCGGCGGTGACCCTGACCAGCGGCCCGGCCGCAGGTGCGGTCGAGGCTGGTCAGAGCGGTAAGAGGCCAAGTCAGACCGGCTACGGCGGCGCGGTGTCCACGGTGGATGAGGACGCCACCAAGGCCGGTATCGAGGCACTGCGCCGGGGTGGCAACGCCGTTGACGCGGCGGTGGCCGCGGCCGCGGCGCTGGGCGTGACCGAACCGTTCTCCGCCGGGATCGGCGGCGGCGGGTTCTTCGTCTACTACGAGGCGCGCACCGGCAGGGTGCACACCATCGACGGCCGGGAGACCGCGCCGAAGCGGATGAAGCGGGACTCCTTCGTCGAGGACGGCAAGGCCATCCCGTTCGAGGAGGCGGTCACCTCCGGCCTGTCCGTCGGCGTCCCCGGCACCCCGCAGACCTGGCAGCGCGCCCTGGACAAGTGGGGCCGCAAGGACCTGGCGGAGAACCTGCGCCCGGCGATCAGGCTGGCCCGCGACGGGTTCACCGTCGACAAGGAGTACCGCGACCACACCTGGCAGAACGAGGCCCGCTTCCGCGCCATCGCGCCCACCGCGAAGCTGTTCCTGCCCGGCGGCAAGCTGCCGGAGGTGGGCAGCACCTTCCGCAACCCCGACCTGGCCCAGACCTACGAGGGCCTGGGGCAGCGTGGCCTGGACTGGCTGTATCGAGGTGAACTCGGTCGCGAGATCGTGCACACGGTGAACCAGCCGCCGGTGGCCGCCGGCGCCACGATCAAGGTCCGGCCTGGCCTGATGGAGACCGGTGACCTGGCCGGGTACCGGGTGGAGGACCGGGCGCCGACGAAGATCGGGTACCGCGGGCTGGACGTGTACAGCATGGCCCCGCCGTCCTCCGGTGGCTCCACGGTCGGCGAGGCGCTCAACATCATGGAGCGATTCCCGTTGTCCCGCAAGGATGTCAACGGCGCCACGCACACCTACCTGGAGGCCAGCAGGCTGGCCTACGCGGACCGGAACAAGTGGATCGGCGACCCGGCCTTCGTGGACGTTCCGTTGCGCCAGTTGATGTCGGACAGCTTCGCCAAGGACCGGGCCTGCCTGATCGACCCGAAGAAGGCCATGCCGCACCCCGCCCCCGCCGGCGACCCGCTCAAGCCCGGCGGCTGCAAGACCACCGCCCCCGGCCCTGACCGCTACGAGGGCACCTCCACCACCCACCTGAGCACGGCGGACGCCTGGGGCAACGTGGTGGCCTACACGCTGACCATCGAGCAGACCGGCGGCAGCGCGATCACCGTGCCGCACCGGGGTTTCCTGCTCAACAACGAGCTGACCGACTTCGACTTCGCCCCGCCCGCCGCCGGTCAGCCGTGGCCGGCCAACGCCCCCGAGGGCGGCAAGCGCCCGCGCAGCAGCATGTCGCCCACGATCGTGCTCAAGGACGGCAAACCGTTGCTGGCCCTGGGATCCCCGGGTGGTTCGACCATCATCACCACGGTCCTGCAGACCCTGTTCAACCGGATCGACCTGGGCATGACCCTGCCGCAGGCCGTGGCCGCGCCCCGGTTGTCCCAGCGCAACCGGGCCAAGACCGAGGCCGAACCGGCCTTCTTCAACTCACCCAAGCGGGCTGAACTGGAGGCGTACGGCCAACAGTTCGAGCTGCCCTCGACCACCTTCACCCCGAACCCGGAGATCGGCACCGTGGCGGCGCTGGAGTTCCTGGGCCACGGCAGGATCCAGGCGGTGGCCGAGCCGGTCCGCCGCGGCGGCGGCAGCGCCAAGGTCCTGTTCCCCACCGGCCCCTGA
- a CDS encoding ABC transporter ATP-binding protein, giving the protein MNTSATVGAGPGLEVDRLGKRYGELRALDGMSFLVRPGELFGFVGGNGAGKTTTMRIVLGVLAADSGQVRWDGAPLDFAGRRRIGYMPEERGLYPKMKVGEQLTYLARLHGFGPKAARREVEQWLERLGVAERRDDEVQKLSLGNQQRVQLAAALVYRPMLLVLDEPFSGLDPVAVDVLSEVLREQCARGVPVLFSSHQLDLVERLCDRVGIVRQGRMVACGTVSELQRAGSARLVVDAPSADPGWAERIPGVRIVSTVDGQTVLELAEGVDDQVVLRAALRTGPVRGFGRHQPSLTETYRHIVTEEASA; this is encoded by the coding sequence ATGAACACATCAGCAACGGTGGGGGCGGGACCCGGCCTGGAGGTGGACCGGCTCGGCAAGCGCTACGGGGAGCTGCGCGCGCTGGACGGGATGAGCTTCCTGGTGCGGCCCGGTGAGCTGTTCGGCTTCGTCGGCGGCAACGGCGCCGGCAAGACCACGACCATGCGGATCGTGCTGGGTGTGCTGGCCGCCGACTCCGGACAGGTGCGCTGGGACGGGGCGCCGCTGGACTTCGCCGGCCGCCGCCGGATCGGCTACATGCCGGAGGAACGCGGGCTCTACCCGAAGATGAAGGTCGGCGAGCAGCTCACCTACCTGGCCCGGCTGCACGGGTTCGGCCCGAAGGCCGCCCGGCGGGAGGTCGAGCAGTGGCTGGAGCGGCTGGGCGTGGCCGAGCGCCGCGACGATGAGGTGCAGAAGCTCAGCCTTGGCAACCAGCAGCGGGTGCAGCTGGCCGCGGCGCTGGTCTACCGGCCGATGCTGCTGGTGCTGGACGAGCCGTTCTCCGGGCTGGACCCGGTGGCGGTGGACGTGCTCAGCGAGGTGCTGCGCGAGCAGTGCGCCCGAGGGGTGCCGGTGCTGTTCTCCAGCCACCAGCTCGACCTGGTGGAGCGGCTGTGCGACCGGGTGGGCATCGTGCGGCAGGGCCGGATGGTGGCCTGCGGCACCGTCTCCGAGCTGCAGCGGGCCGGTTCGGCCCGGCTGGTGGTGGACGCGCCCTCGGCCGATCCCGGTTGGGCGGAACGCATTCCCGGTGTCCGCATTGTGTCCACAGTGGACGGTCAGACCGTGCTGGAACTGGCCGAGGGCGTGGACGACCAGGTGGTGCTGCGGGCTGCCCTGCGCACCGGGCCGGTGCGGGGCTTCGGCCGTCACCAGCCGAGCCTGACCGAGACCTACCGGCACATCGTCACCGAGGAGGCGAGCGCGTGA
- a CDS encoding HD domain-containing protein: MNDKHDRDAAAVAEFAFELGVLKRTRRAGWWHIGVRDPESVAEHSLRVAQLATMLAAMEGADPARAALLALWHDSQETRIGDLTHTARDYLQSASNEQITADQTAALPDTARKTVQEVVNEYEAAGTAEAHCAKDADKLECLFQAVEYRESGYRGVQGWIDSSRQSLRTDAARRVAEAALSVSTLAWRGR; the protein is encoded by the coding sequence GTGAACGACAAGCACGACCGGGACGCGGCCGCGGTCGCCGAGTTCGCCTTCGAGCTGGGGGTGCTCAAGCGCACCCGCCGGGCTGGTTGGTGGCACATCGGCGTTCGCGACCCCGAATCGGTCGCCGAGCACAGCCTGCGGGTCGCCCAGCTCGCCACGATGCTCGCCGCCATGGAAGGCGCCGACCCCGCCCGCGCGGCGTTACTCGCGCTCTGGCACGACTCCCAGGAGACCAGGATCGGCGACCTCACCCACACCGCCCGCGACTACCTGCAGTCCGCCTCCAACGAGCAGATCACCGCGGACCAGACCGCGGCGCTGCCGGACACCGCGCGCAAGACGGTGCAGGAGGTGGTCAACGAGTACGAGGCGGCTGGCACCGCCGAGGCGCACTGCGCCAAGGACGCGGACAAGCTGGAATGCCTGTTCCAGGCGGTGGAGTACCGGGAAAGCGGCTACCGAGGGGTGCAGGGCTGGATCGACTCCTCCCGCCAGTCGCTGCGCACCGACGCGGCCCGGCGGGTCGCCGAGGCCGCGCTGAGCGTGTCCACCCTGGCCTGGCGCGGACGCTGA
- a CDS encoding bifunctional lysylphosphatidylglycerol flippase/synthetase MprF → MSTEDSQVEPPSAPHRPAPIRLVHQGIAALRRLLGLLAHAPLTLVFLVALWTVGALTGSLLDGPQGELLPQVGIGTSSLADGHWWAPLSSALWCLDLVGYLATSVLLLGFGAAGERLLGPGRTAVLFLISQVGGTLLGIGMIKLGSVAGWLWLNFLDDPIELALSPSTGAVGLGLALSSRLPALWRRRLRLVLIVALVTLALFSGYSQDVVRLCGGLVGMLAGLAMLGRSSKTVGAPSRSETRVLVALLLAACALGPVFMLLTPYTAGPLIALGDVLTSPVPSPEQIEAICAEPDFAERCRELKARANFDGLPSAIMSVLPALFLLVLAEGLRRGRKLAWWAAAVANLALLVWFVQSVADLMLTPTEEFGDISPHTKGQLVFDSAMPVLLSVAMLTGLFVTRRQFIVAGPRRSRRRLVAFVLGAFVTLGVVYVLGGYAWRDQFDPQPGFGQLIADAPSRFLPPGYLDLFPVRFIATGGMAELLCEYLGVVFWLLVLGALLVTFWRAAPPTDETAAARARDLVEKFGGSNLAHMTTWRGNNYWFTPDERAVVAYRVVATIAITTGDPVGEPAARIEAVRGFADFCARNGWTPCFYSVTEAVKDETKAFGWSAVQVAEDTLVPLPELAFTGKKWQDVRTALNKAGKAGITAEWWSYPKAPLAITDQVRSISEEWVADKGLPEMGFTLGGLDELNDNEVRCLVALDADRTVHGITSWLPVHRDGQVVGWTLDFMRRRATGFRGVMEFLIASAALSFKEEGAEFLSLSGAPLARLDRGQQPGALQRLLDFAGRALEPVYGFRSLFAFKAKFQPTYQPMYMAYPDPAALPRIANAIGRAYLPNMGARQGLRLVRRVLSR, encoded by the coding sequence CGGGCACTGGTGGGCGCCGCTGAGCAGTGCGCTGTGGTGCCTTGACCTGGTCGGCTACCTGGCCACCTCGGTGCTGCTGCTGGGCTTCGGCGCGGCGGGGGAGCGGTTGCTCGGCCCCGGCCGGACCGCGGTGCTGTTCCTGATCAGCCAGGTCGGCGGCACCCTGCTGGGCATCGGCATGATCAAACTCGGCTCGGTGGCCGGCTGGCTGTGGCTGAACTTCCTGGACGATCCGATCGAGCTGGCGCTGAGCCCGTCCACCGGCGCGGTCGGCCTCGGCCTCGCGCTCAGCTCACGGCTGCCCGCGTTGTGGCGCAGGCGGTTGCGGCTGGTGCTGATCGTGGCGCTGGTGACGCTGGCGCTGTTCTCCGGCTACTCCCAGGACGTGGTGCGGCTCTGTGGCGGGCTGGTCGGCATGCTCGCCGGGCTGGCCATGCTCGGCCGCTCCAGCAAGACCGTGGGCGCGCCGTCCCGCTCGGAGACCAGGGTGCTGGTCGCGCTGCTGCTCGCGGCCTGCGCGCTGGGACCGGTGTTCATGCTGCTCACCCCCTACACCGCCGGTCCGCTGATCGCGCTCGGCGATGTGCTGACCTCGCCGGTGCCCAGCCCCGAGCAGATCGAGGCCATCTGCGCGGAACCGGACTTCGCCGAACGGTGCCGGGAACTCAAGGCCAGGGCCAATTTCGACGGCCTGCCCAGTGCGATCATGTCCGTGCTGCCCGCGTTGTTCCTGCTGGTGCTGGCCGAGGGGCTGCGGCGGGGCCGGAAGCTGGCCTGGTGGGCGGCCGCGGTGGCCAACCTGGCGCTGCTGGTCTGGTTCGTGCAGTCCGTCGCGGACCTGATGCTGACCCCGACCGAGGAGTTCGGCGACATCTCGCCGCACACCAAGGGCCAGCTGGTGTTCGACTCGGCGATGCCGGTGCTGCTGTCGGTGGCCATGCTGACCGGGCTGTTCGTCACCCGCAGGCAGTTCATCGTGGCCGGGCCGAGGAGGTCCAGGCGGCGGCTGGTCGCCTTCGTGCTGGGCGCGTTCGTGACGCTGGGCGTGGTGTACGTGCTCGGCGGGTACGCCTGGCGGGACCAGTTCGACCCGCAGCCCGGCTTCGGCCAGCTCATCGCGGACGCGCCATCGCGCTTCCTGCCACCGGGCTACCTGGACCTGTTCCCGGTGCGGTTCATCGCCACCGGCGGCATGGCCGAGCTGCTGTGCGAGTACCTGGGTGTGGTGTTCTGGCTGCTGGTGCTGGGCGCGCTGCTGGTCACCTTCTGGCGGGCCGCGCCACCCACCGACGAGACCGCGGCCGCGCGGGCCAGGGACCTGGTGGAGAAGTTCGGCGGCTCGAACCTGGCGCACATGACCACCTGGCGCGGCAACAACTACTGGTTCACCCCGGACGAGCGGGCCGTGGTCGCCTACCGGGTGGTGGCCACCATCGCGATCACCACCGGCGACCCGGTCGGCGAACCGGCGGCGCGGATCGAGGCGGTGCGCGGATTCGCCGACTTCTGTGCGCGCAACGGCTGGACGCCCTGCTTCTACAGCGTCACCGAGGCGGTCAAGGACGAGACCAAGGCGTTCGGCTGGAGCGCGGTGCAGGTCGCCGAGGACACCCTGGTGCCACTGCCCGAACTGGCCTTCACCGGCAAGAAGTGGCAGGACGTGCGCACCGCGCTGAACAAGGCGGGCAAGGCCGGGATCACCGCGGAGTGGTGGAGCTACCCGAAGGCGCCGCTGGCCATCACCGACCAGGTCCGGTCCATCTCCGAGGAGTGGGTGGCGGACAAGGGCCTGCCCGAGATGGGCTTCACCCTGGGCGGACTGGACGAGCTGAACGACAACGAGGTCCGCTGCCTGGTCGCGCTGGACGCCGACCGGACCGTGCACGGCATCACCAGCTGGCTGCCGGTGCACCGGGACGGGCAGGTGGTCGGCTGGACGCTGGACTTCATGCGCAGGCGGGCCACCGGCTTCCGCGGCGTGATGGAGTTCCTGATCGCCTCGGCCGCGCTCAGCTTCAAGGAGGAGGGCGCGGAGTTCCTCAGCCTCTCCGGCGCCCCACTGGCCCGGCTGGACCGCGGTCAGCAGCCCGGCGCGCTGCAACGACTGCTCGACTTCGCCGGTCGGGCGCTGGAGCCGGTGTACGGGTTCCGCTCGCTGTTCGCCTTCAAGGCCAAGTTCCAGCCGACCTATCAGCCGATGTACATGGCCTACCCCGACCCGGCCGCGCTGCCGCGCATCGCCAACGCGATCGGCCGGGCATATCTGCCGAACATGGGGGCAAGGCAGGGTTTGCGCCTGGTGCGCAGGGTCCTGAGCCGTTAG
- a CDS encoding helix-turn-helix transcriptional regulator: MSPVRRGKDLPIHNRLPVLRAERGLSRVALAEAVEVNPQTIGALERGDHYPSLDLAFRICEVFGLPVEAVFSREPFTPLSQQVYRGGQG, encoded by the coding sequence GTGAGCCCAGTGCGACGGGGCAAGGACCTGCCGATCCACAACCGGCTCCCGGTGCTGCGCGCCGAACGGGGTCTGTCCAGGGTCGCGCTGGCCGAGGCGGTGGAGGTCAACCCGCAGACCATCGGCGCGCTGGAACGCGGCGACCACTACCCGAGCCTGGATCTGGCCTTCCGGATCTGCGAGGTCTTCGGGCTGCCGGTGGAGGCGGTGTTCAGCCGGGAACCGTTCACCCCGCTGTCCCAGCAGGTCTACCGAGGGGGGCAGGGATGA
- a CDS encoding ABC transporter permease, which yields MNTQLGPARGAWLVASREIATRMRGKSFVLGTLLMLAIVGALVGFAALGGGTERTAAVTARSTQAGAALQAQLQATGGKLALRTVADAAEGERLVRAGEVDVFLDSGPGVRAIVDKDTDSELRGALDVLAVKSVLDQAGRAPEPAQVRALTPADPDRGSRLALAFATAMLLYFALLGYGITVAQGVVEEKSSRVVELLLAAVRPWQLLAGKVIGIGLVGLAQLALVTGAGLVAATATGSVSLPSGTVGTITALIGWYLLGFTLYATLFAATGALVSRQEDMQSVIMPVMMLIVIPMAGGLPLLLRNPNDQLVEWVSLLPPFAPMLMPIRAALGAAPLWQQLLAAGLMLPAIGLLLWLGGRVYANTVLRVGARSKLTEALSRR from the coding sequence GTGAACACCCAGCTCGGACCGGCCCGCGGCGCCTGGCTGGTGGCCAGTCGCGAGATCGCCACCCGGATGCGCGGCAAGTCCTTCGTGCTCGGCACCCTGCTGATGCTGGCCATCGTCGGCGCCCTGGTCGGCTTCGCCGCGCTCGGCGGCGGCACCGAGCGCACCGCGGCGGTCACCGCGCGGAGCACGCAGGCCGGCGCGGCGTTGCAGGCACAACTACAGGCCACCGGCGGGAAGCTGGCGCTGCGCACGGTGGCCGACGCCGCCGAGGGCGAGCGCCTGGTCCGCGCGGGCGAGGTGGATGTGTTCCTGGACAGCGGTCCAGGGGTGCGCGCGATCGTGGACAAGGACACCGACAGCGAGCTGCGCGGGGCACTGGACGTGCTCGCGGTCAAGTCGGTGCTGGACCAGGCCGGGCGGGCGCCGGAACCGGCCCAGGTGCGGGCGCTGACCCCGGCCGATCCGGATCGCGGGTCCCGGCTGGCGCTGGCCTTCGCCACCGCGATGCTGCTGTACTTCGCCCTGCTCGGCTACGGGATCACGGTGGCCCAGGGCGTGGTGGAGGAGAAGAGCAGCCGGGTGGTCGAGCTGCTGCTGGCCGCGGTCCGGCCGTGGCAGCTGCTGGCGGGCAAGGTGATCGGCATCGGTCTGGTCGGCCTGGCCCAGCTCGCGCTGGTCACCGGGGCCGGACTGGTCGCGGCCACCGCCACCGGGTCGGTGTCGCTGCCCAGTGGCACGGTGGGCACGATCACCGCGCTGATCGGCTGGTACCTGCTCGGGTTCACCCTCTACGCCACGCTGTTCGCCGCCACCGGCGCGCTGGTCTCCCGCCAGGAGGACATGCAGTCGGTGATCATGCCGGTGATGATGCTGATCGTCATCCCGATGGCCGGTGGGCTGCCGCTGTTGCTGCGCAACCCGAACGACCAGCTCGTCGAGTGGGTCTCGCTGCTGCCGCCGTTCGCGCCGATGCTGATGCCGATCCGCGCGGCGCTGGGCGCGGCCCCGCTGTGGCAGCAGCTGCTGGCCGCCGGGCTGATGCTGCCGGCGATCGGGCTGCTGCTGTGGCTGGGCGGCCGGGTCTATGCCAACACCGTGCTGCGGGTGGGGGCGCGCAGCAAACTCACCGAGGCGTTGAGCCGCAGGTGA